A stretch of the Rhizomicrobium sp. genome encodes the following:
- a CDS encoding cytochrome P450, whose product MTAELDNALVSNVTYGDEAKIHGLLAELRKNDPVHWTQPEGYRPFWSLTKHADILEIEKLNDQFQNEPRSVLMNRQAEHDLAAMWGGPDPKTGRVSPLRTLIDMDGADHRAYRGLTQAWFMPPNLRKNLETRTAELAKRYVDKMQAMGSECDFAKDIAVYYPLHVIMSIMGVPESDEPRMLQLTQELFGGGDPDMQRKERDPNTNVIADFFAYFNTVTEERRKCPGEDLATVIANGQVNGCPLGPVETASYYIIVATAGHDTTSSSIAGGLRALIENPDQLAKLQANPELLGGAVDEIIRWVTPVQHFMRTNMGEAYTLRGKTIEKGQAVQLLYISGNRDEDVWPDADEFRVDRENNRHVAFGYGAHLCLGQHLAKMEIRAFFKELLARLDSIEMTGESKRVQSTFVSGLKTLPVRYKLRAA is encoded by the coding sequence ATGACCGCCGAGCTCGACAACGCGCTGGTTTCGAACGTCACCTATGGCGACGAAGCGAAGATCCACGGCCTGCTGGCCGAGCTGCGCAAGAACGATCCCGTCCACTGGACCCAGCCGGAAGGCTACCGTCCCTTCTGGTCGCTCACCAAGCATGCCGACATCCTCGAGATCGAGAAGCTCAACGACCAGTTCCAGAACGAGCCGCGCTCGGTGCTGATGAACCGGCAGGCCGAGCACGACCTCGCGGCGATGTGGGGCGGCCCCGATCCCAAGACCGGCCGCGTCTCGCCGCTGCGCACGCTGATCGACATGGATGGCGCCGACCATCGCGCCTATCGCGGCCTGACGCAGGCCTGGTTCATGCCGCCGAACCTGCGCAAGAACCTGGAGACGCGCACCGCCGAGCTCGCCAAGCGCTATGTCGACAAGATGCAGGCGATGGGCTCGGAATGCGACTTCGCCAAGGACATCGCGGTCTACTATCCGCTGCATGTCATCATGTCGATCATGGGCGTGCCGGAGAGCGACGAGCCCCGCATGCTGCAGCTGACCCAGGAATTGTTCGGCGGCGGCGACCCCGACATGCAGCGCAAGGAGCGCGATCCCAACACCAATGTGATCGCCGACTTCTTCGCCTATTTCAACACCGTGACGGAGGAGCGGCGCAAATGCCCGGGCGAAGATCTTGCCACCGTCATCGCCAACGGTCAGGTCAATGGCTGCCCGCTCGGACCGGTCGAGACCGCGTCCTATTACATCATCGTCGCGACGGCGGGCCATGACACGACGAGCTCGTCCATCGCGGGCGGGCTGCGCGCGCTGATCGAGAACCCCGACCAGCTGGCCAAGCTCCAGGCCAATCCGGAGCTGCTGGGCGGCGCGGTGGACGAGATCATCCGCTGGGTCACGCCGGTACAGCATTTCATGCGCACCAATATGGGCGAGGCCTATACGCTGCGCGGCAAGACGATCGAGAAGGGCCAGGCCGTGCAGCTGCTCTATATCTCGGGCAATCGCGACGAGGATGTGTGGCCCGATGCCGACGAATTCCGCGTCGATCGCGAGAACAACCGGCATGTCGCTTTCGGCTACGGCGCCCATCTGTGCCTCGGCCAGCATCTCGCCAAGATGGAGATCCGGGCCTTCTTCAAGGAGCTCCTGGCGCGCCTCGACAGCATTGAGATGACCGGTGAGTCCAAGCGCGTGCAGTCGACCTTCGTGAGCGGCCTGAAGACGCTGCCGGTGCGCTACAAGCTGCGCGCGGCTTGA
- a CDS encoding SemiSWEET transporter: protein MDPVTLIGLAAAFCTTVAFLPQVIQTWRTRSTKDLSLPMFAVFTTGIFLWLIYGAIIGDVPLIAANGATFLLSGTILYFKLRHG, encoded by the coding sequence ATGGATCCCGTTACCCTCATCGGCCTTGCTGCGGCATTCTGCACGACGGTTGCGTTCCTGCCGCAGGTCATCCAGACTTGGCGGACGCGCTCGACCAAGGATTTGTCGCTGCCCATGTTCGCCGTGTTCACGACGGGCATCTTTCTCTGGCTGATCTATGGCGCCATCATCGGCGATGTGCCGCTGATCGCGGCCAATGGCGCGACCTTCCTGCTATCCGGCACCATTCTCTACTTCAAGCTGCGCCACGGCTGA
- the purB gene encoding adenylosuccinate lyase encodes MIPRYSRPQMVSLWSDETKYRIHFEIEAHAADALAELGVIPKDAAAEIWKKGNAATIDPDRIVEIEKETRHETIAFTTHLAELIGPAARFVHQGMTSSDVLDTTTAVQLARATDILIGDVDLLLAALKTRALEHKYTPTIGRSHGIHGEPTTFGLKLAGYYAEFTRNRARLVTARAEVATAMISGAMGTFANVDPRVEAHVAGKLGLEVETMSTQVIPRDRHAAYFAALAVVASSLERLATEVRHLQRTEVLEAQEFFAEGQKGSSAMPHKRNPILSENVVGLARVIRSYAIPAFENVALWHERDMSHSSVERFIAPDATITLDFALVRMAGIIDKLLIRADRMRKNLESTQGIIHSQRALLALTQAGIEREAAYKLVQGHAMRAWAGEGTLLELLKADPNVASVVPAAALEAMFDLDYHTKHVDTIFARVFGA; translated from the coding sequence ATGATCCCCCGCTATTCCCGCCCGCAGATGGTTTCGCTCTGGTCGGACGAAACCAAATACCGCATCCATTTCGAGATCGAGGCGCATGCCGCCGACGCGCTCGCCGAACTGGGCGTGATCCCCAAGGACGCCGCCGCCGAGATCTGGAAGAAGGGCAATGCCGCAACCATCGATCCCGACCGCATCGTCGAGATCGAGAAGGAGACGCGGCACGAGACCATCGCGTTCACCACGCATCTCGCCGAGCTGATCGGGCCGGCGGCGCGATTCGTGCACCAGGGCATGACGTCGTCGGACGTGCTCGACACCACGACGGCGGTGCAGCTGGCGCGGGCGACGGACATCCTGATCGGCGATGTCGATCTGCTGCTGGCGGCGCTGAAGACGCGGGCGCTGGAGCACAAGTACACGCCGACCATCGGGCGCAGCCACGGCATCCATGGCGAGCCGACGACGTTCGGCCTGAAGCTCGCGGGCTATTATGCCGAGTTCACCCGCAACCGGGCGCGCCTGGTGACGGCGCGCGCGGAAGTCGCGACGGCCATGATCTCCGGCGCGATGGGAACGTTCGCCAATGTCGATCCGCGCGTCGAGGCGCATGTCGCGGGCAAGCTCGGCCTCGAGGTCGAGACCATGTCGACGCAAGTGATCCCGCGCGACCGCCATGCGGCCTATTTCGCGGCGCTGGCCGTGGTGGCGAGCTCGCTTGAGCGGCTGGCGACCGAGGTGCGGCACCTGCAGCGCACCGAGGTGCTGGAGGCGCAGGAATTCTTCGCGGAAGGGCAGAAAGGCTCCTCCGCCATGCCGCACAAGCGCAATCCGATCCTGAGCGAAAACGTCGTAGGCCTGGCGCGCGTCATCCGATCCTATGCGATACCGGCGTTCGAGAACGTGGCGCTGTGGCATGAGCGGGACATGTCGCATTCCTCGGTCGAGCGGTTCATCGCGCCGGACGCGACCATCACGCTGGACTTCGCGCTGGTGCGCATGGCGGGGATCATCGACAAGCTCCTGATCCGCGCCGACCGGATGCGGAAGAATCTGGAATCCACGCAAGGCATCATCCATTCGCAGCGCGCCTTGCTGGCGCTCACCCAGGCCGGCATCGAGCGCGAGGCCGCGTACAAGCTGGTGCAGGGCCATGCGATGCGCGCCTGGGCGGGCGAGGGCACGCTGCTGGAGCTTCTGAAGGCGGATCCGAACGTGGCGAGCGTGGTGCCGGCCGCGGCACTCGAGGCGATGTTCGACCTCGACTACCATACCAAGCATGTCGACACGATCTTCGCGCGGGTTTTCGGCGCATGA
- a CDS encoding ATP-binding cassette domain-containing protein, whose product MSEARRIVEVSELGVARGGAVELDKLSFRLDAGETLVVLGDDNSGKDALLRVLGGYAPRGDELSGTVRFAEGAPLPASARTRPGLRVVYLAGAEAAPLNPHASVVSQLTRVVARRHGSPRASAREELRLALERFPGAPAFAELNKMPGEMGVMALSWALLAAAMAQAPDLLIADHAFAELTPRAIRTIVDALVAEQARLGFALLYAARGLRTAARLNSRVLVLRRGKVVEEGPFAKLAGGQSHAYTRTLFKALRTPVEAPPSRSVRGEPLLQVQALDLLGAKEPRARGRDGISFELRRGAALALIGEEGSGRRALVRALLGLDPVAGGRVVLDQVDMSILSAAMTSRLRRRIAFITGADDALDPRMTLWDTVDEPLRAHLRLPREMVAGHRETALKRVGLASHDGRRAVATLSPFDKRRLQVARAIVGAPFLAVIDEPLRGLDAFAQSILIELLESLRRQEGPAFLVITADMSVAQALADDGMVFKDRRVVERGPLRDILKNPKDAETRALIEAAAPGAYKAA is encoded by the coding sequence ATGAGCGAGGCGCGGCGCATCGTCGAAGTGTCCGAACTGGGCGTGGCGCGCGGCGGTGCCGTCGAGCTCGACAAGCTGTCGTTCCGCCTCGATGCCGGCGAGACGCTGGTGGTGCTGGGCGACGACAATAGCGGCAAGGATGCGCTGCTGCGCGTGCTGGGCGGCTATGCGCCGCGCGGCGACGAGCTTTCCGGCACAGTCCGGTTCGCCGAAGGCGCGCCCCTGCCGGCGTCGGCTCGGACGCGACCCGGCCTGCGCGTCGTCTATCTCGCCGGCGCCGAGGCGGCGCCGCTCAATCCGCATGCCAGCGTCGTCTCGCAGCTGACGCGGGTCGTCGCGCGCCGGCACGGCAGCCCGCGCGCCAGCGCGCGCGAGGAGCTGCGGCTCGCGCTGGAGCGCTTTCCCGGCGCGCCGGCTTTCGCCGAACTGAACAAGATGCCGGGCGAGATGGGCGTCATGGCGCTCAGCTGGGCGCTGCTGGCGGCGGCGATGGCGCAGGCGCCGGACCTTCTGATCGCGGACCACGCCTTCGCGGAGCTGACGCCGCGCGCGATCCGCACCATCGTGGATGCCCTGGTCGCGGAGCAGGCACGGCTGGGCTTCGCGCTGCTCTATGCGGCGCGCGGTCTTCGGACCGCGGCGCGGCTGAACAGCCGCGTGCTCGTGCTGCGCCGGGGAAAGGTCGTCGAGGAAGGTCCGTTCGCCAAGCTCGCCGGCGGCCAAAGCCATGCCTATACGCGCACGCTGTTCAAGGCGCTGCGCACGCCGGTCGAAGCGCCGCCGTCGCGCAGCGTCCGCGGCGAGCCCTTGCTGCAGGTCCAGGCTCTCGACCTGCTGGGGGCGAAAGAGCCGCGCGCGCGGGGACGCGACGGCATCTCCTTCGAGTTGCGCCGCGGCGCGGCGCTGGCGCTGATCGGCGAGGAAGGTTCTGGACGCCGGGCGCTGGTGCGCGCGCTGCTGGGTCTCGATCCGGTCGCGGGCGGCCGCGTGGTGCTCGATCAGGTCGACATGAGCATCCTGTCGGCGGCGATGACGTCGCGCCTGCGCCGCCGCATCGCCTTCATCACAGGCGCCGACGACGCGCTCGATCCGCGCATGACGCTGTGGGACACGGTGGACGAGCCGCTGCGGGCGCATCTGCGGCTGCCGCGCGAGATGGTCGCGGGGCACCGCGAGACCGCGCTCAAGCGCGTCGGCCTCGCCAGCCATGATGGGCGGCGGGCGGTGGCGACGCTTTCGCCCTTCGATAAGCGGCGGTTGCAGGTGGCACGCGCCATCGTGGGGGCGCCCTTCCTCGCGGTGATCGACGAACCGTTGCGGGGGCTGGACGCCTTTGCCCAGTCGATCCTGATCGAATTGCTGGAATCCTTGCGGCGACAGGAAGGGCCCGCCTTCCTGGTGATCACCGCCGATATGAGCGTGGCGCAGGCGCTGGCCGACGACGGGATGGTGTTCAAGGACCGCCGGGTGGTGGAGCGCGGGCCGCTGCGCGACATCCTCAAGAATCCCAAGGATGCGGAGACCCGCGCGCTGATTGAGGCGGCCGCCCCCGGGGCGTATAAGGCGGCGTAA
- a CDS encoding ABC transporter permease subunit, translating to MSVSSAAPATQSLHAALRATGWIGLGLIAVAVSLSDFLATAPASATGIGPLLAAPSMDFRFGTDILGRDMLSETLHGLSATVRSALPATLTALVAGSLFGFVAARLPRGLALTLRGAMGIFAALPALLLAVLAIGLSARGWGGIAAGLSAAPFAFVRAFEQARSQARATHSEYARATGISASTLMRRDLTYEFTGTILSSAARALAAVSIILSTVSFLGFGAVPPHRDLGLMIAASKPYFLHAWWTAAFPALALTLLILFARLAAGLDEGERA from the coding sequence ATGAGCGTGAGCAGCGCGGCGCCCGCGACGCAATCGCTGCACGCCGCCCTGCGCGCGACGGGCTGGATCGGGCTTGGCCTTATCGCGGTGGCGGTGAGCCTGTCGGACTTCCTCGCCACCGCGCCGGCCAGCGCCACGGGGATCGGGCCGCTGCTCGCCGCTCCATCGATGGATTTCCGCTTCGGCACCGACATCCTGGGTCGCGACATGCTGAGCGAGACCCTGCACGGACTGAGCGCGACGGTCCGCAGCGCCTTGCCCGCAACCCTCACCGCGCTGGTCGCCGGTTCGCTGTTCGGCTTCGTCGCGGCGCGCTTGCCGCGCGGGCTGGCGCTGACCCTGCGCGGCGCGATGGGGATTTTCGCTGCGCTGCCGGCGCTCCTGCTGGCGGTGCTGGCGATCGGGCTCTCGGCGCGCGGCTGGGGCGGCATCGCCGCGGGCCTTTCCGCCGCGCCCTTCGCCTTCGTGCGCGCCTTCGAGCAGGCACGGTCGCAGGCACGCGCGACGCATTCCGAATATGCCCGCGCCACCGGGATTTCCGCCTCGACCCTGATGCGGCGCGATCTCACCTATGAATTCACCGGCACGATCCTGTCGAGCGCCGCCCGTGCGCTGGCCGCGGTCTCGATCATCCTGTCCACCGTGAGCTTCCTGGGATTCGGCGCGGTGCCGCCGCACCGCGACCTCGGCCTGATGATCGCGGCCTCCAAGCCTTATTTCCTCCACGCCTGGTGGACGGCGGCGTTTCCCGCCCTGGCGCTGACCTTGCTGATCCTGTTCGCACGCCTCGCGGCCGGCCTGGACGAAGGCGAGCGGGCATGA